The Hyalangium gracile DNA segment AGCTTCGCCTGAACCTCACGCAGAGCGGGGGCTCGGTCCAGGTGGGGGTGTTCCTCACGACCGCGGGCGCGGCGGCGCCCTGAGGCGGCGGGGAGCTTCACCTCCGCGGGAGCGTGACGATGAACTCCGCGTACTCGCCCTCCCGTGTCTCGACCCGGAGGGTGCCGTTGTTGCCCTGCTCGATGATCTCCCGGCTGAGGGACAGGCCGAGCCCGGTGCCCTCGCCAGCCGGCTTCGTCGTGAAGAAGGGCTCGAAGATCCGCTGCAGCGCGGCGGCGGGGATGCCCGTGCCGTTGTCTCGGATGCGGAGCTCCACGGAGTCCCCCAGGTCGCGGCTCTTGAGCACGAGCTCGGGCACGTACCCCTGCCCGGCGCTCGCCTTACGCTTCGCGCTGACCGAGAAGCACGCGTTGTTCAGGAGGTTCAGCAGCACCTGCCCCACCTCGTGCTGGGACACCTTCACCAGGCCGAGTGAGGCGTCCAGCTCCAGCAGGAGCGTGACGGTGAAGGACGGATCGCTGGCTCGCGCCGCCTGACAGGCCAGGCTCGCGGACTCGCGGAGGAGGAGGTTGAGGTCCGTCTCCGTCCGCTCGCTGGAGATGCCTCGGGCGTGCTGCAGCATCGAGCCGATGATGCGGGAGGCGCGGTCTCCGTGCTCGAGCACCTTGGAGAGGCTGGTCTTCATGTCCGCGCCGATGCCCTGGAGGAACTCCGCCTGCGTCGGCTCGAGGCGCTGGGAGAGCCGCGGCAGCTCCCCGACGAGCTCATCGCACAGCTCCGCCGTGTGCTCGGAGAAGTTGAGGATGAAGTTCATCGGGTTGCGGATCTCGTGGGCAATGCCCGCGGTGAGCGAGCCGAGCGCCGCCAGCCGGCTCTGGGTGATGAGCTGGTCCTGCGTGTCTCGCAGCTCCTGGAGCGTGGCCGCCAGCGTCTCGTTCTTCTCCGTCAGCTCCCGCGTCCGCGCCTTCACCCGCTGATCCAGCGTCTCGTAGAGCACCGCGTTCTCCAGGGCGATGGCGGCCTGGGTGGCCAGCAGCTGCAGGGTGTGGGTGCGCTCCGGCGTGAACGCGCCGACCGTGAGGCTGTTCTCCAGGTAGAGGATGCCTCGCCGTCGGGCCTGTCCCACCGCTGGCAGGCAGAGCACCGAGCGCACCCGGCGCGAGGCGATGTCGGGATCTCCCCGGAAGGACGCATCCTCCAGGGCATCGTCCAGCACCACCGTCTTCCCCGTGCGCTGGACGTACTGGATGAGGCTGCGCGGGACGTCGGAGCAGCTCTCCAGGGGCACCGACTGCTGCACCTGGACGGTGTCCGCCTCCAGGGAGACGGTGGCCTCGACGAGCAGGCGCCCCTCTCGCTCGAGGATGAGGACGCCGCGACGCGCCCCCGCGTTCTCCATCCCGATGCGGACGATGCGCTCCATCAGCCGGCCAAGGACGATCTCTCCCGAGAGCGCCTGGGCCGCCTTCATGACGGTGGCCAGATCGATGCGCTCGGCGTGCAGGCGCGAGGGGTCTACCGCCGCTCGCGCGGGGGCCTGGGACTTCGCGGCGCCGAAGAGCTCGGGATGGTCCGCCTCCAGGCTCGCGCCCTTGGTAGCCGCCCCCCAGCGGGAGTACAGGAGGTGTGACTCCAGCAGGTAGCCCCTGGCCGCCTTGGGCCGCCCCAGCTCGAGGTAGTGTCTGCCGGCCAGCTCGTTGGCGAGCGCCTCGTGATGCAGGTACCCGGCCTCCCGCGCGGAGGCAATGGCCTCCTCATACAGCCGCGACGCCGGCTCGGACTCTCCCACCAGGCGCGCATGCTCCGCCGAGATGAGCAGGAGTTCGTGCTGGTAGTTGGCGGGGCACTGCTCCGCCCACTCGCGCACCTGCTCACGGTGCGAGGCGATCTCTCGCAGCCGCTCCTGGCGCTCCGAGGGCCCGGCCTTCGCGCACCGCGCGGCGAGGATGAGCGCGCGGTATAGGAAGTGGGTGGAGTAGTGCATCGTCCGGGGGACGATCTCGCGGCGCTTGTCCGCCTCATCGCTGGCCCGGAGCGCACCCTCGAAGTCGCCCCGGAGGTAGGAGACCAGGGACAGGAGCAGGTAGTACCAGTGGATGGCGAACTCGGCGTGGAGCCGCTCGAAGCGCTGGACGACAGCCTCCTCGCGAAACTCCTCCGCCTCCTCCGGGCCCGGGCGCAGCGCGCCTCCCTGCAGGCCGCGGACGAGGTGCTGCATCACTCGCAGCGACTCATGGAGGGGGGCGTAGCCGGAGGAGCGGACGTAGTCCTGGTACAGCAACCCCGTCTCGTGGACCTCGGAGAGGGGGCTGCCCTTGATGAACCTGGCGACCCAGATCCACATCGCGGCCCACGCGCCCCACCACCGATCGCCCGAGCGCAGGGCGTACTGATAGGACTCCTCGTAGAGGGGGATGTTCGTCCCGACCGGGTTGACGAAGTGGTTGATGAAGTTGGCGAAGGTGTTGTTCACCTTCGGGATGACCAGCGGGTGCTTGAACTTCTGGCTGACGGCCATCGCCAGCTTCCCGAAGGCGTAGGCGCGGGCGTAGTCCCCCTGCATCGCCAGCACCATGCCGTAGGCCACGTAGCCACAGGCCGAGAACTCCGAGTTACCGCTCGACAGCGAGAGCGCCGCCATGTGCAAGGCCGTCAGGTAGACCGGCATCGGCTCTCCCATCATCAGCGCGCACGTCCACGTCTCGTGGAGCAGCGCCAGGCAGCTGGCCTTCTCCGTGTCCTGCATCACCGGCAGCGCCACGAACTCCTGGAGCTCCCGCTCGCCGATGAGCCGCTGGAGCTCCGCGGTCCTGGCCTCGATCAGCGCCCCGGCTGCGTCCGGCTCCGTCGGCAGCTCGATGCCCAGGAGCCGCAGGCCCTCCCGGCCCAGCTCGAACCCCTCCTGGACCTTCGCCGAGGTCTGGAGGATGCGGCACATGAGCGGGTAGAGCTCACCGAGGTGCTCGCGGGTCTTCGCCCGCCGCGCGGCGAGCGCGAACAGCGCCTCGGCCCGCTCGAGGTGGCCGCAGAGGAACGAGCTCTCGATCAAGTCGCGGTGGAGGG contains these protein-coding regions:
- a CDS encoding trifunctional serine/threonine-protein kinase/ATP-binding protein/sensor histidine kinase, encoding MQAIPGYRIEEKLHQGSGSVIHRAYSEREGCFVILKTPVAPYPLPAELALLEREHEIGRKLEVEGIVQHLALVPHGRSCTLVLEDFGAISLADHLATHGPFEVGRFLEVAQALTRAVESLHRHEIIHKDICPANVFYNPHSRQVKLGNFALASILTRERQEFRTSALIEGTLAYISPEQTGRMNRAIDHRADLYALGATFYHLLVGTPPFDTQEAVELISCHIARPPQPPHLRRPSIPEPLSAILCKLLEKNAEDRYQSAEGLLADLSECARQLEATGHIAPFPPGQQDVRRTLHISEKLYGREEALATLMAAFERAAAGRVELLIVGGPSGVGKSVVVREIHKPIAARRGYFATGKCDQVGQTPLSIFTQVLEELARQLLTESEARLEQWRSVLRDAVNGNGQLLIERVPELVYVLGEQPLLPALPAAETHSRFEAALTQFLLAFATVAHPLVIFLDDLQWLEPASLRFLTQLATSPSASHLLIVGACRDDEVLPTDPLALALAELEQRTPPPTRISMGPLHLEQVVTMVTDTLGCPVAVGQPLAELVLEKTGGNPFFITQLFDTLYQDGLLRFDSQERRWTWNLGRLQRLGVSENVVELMVKKIKRYPEQTQRALMLASSLGGTFDLGSVSIILDAPLRSVAQWLWDPARDGLLVLHDNSSQYYLWAREERKDAPQPTQVLYRFAHDRVRKAARSQIPEDQQEALSLRIGQRLLEKLTPEQQSERIFELVSHLNLGSGLMASAAERSTCARMNLLAAQRARATTAYEAAVSYLQQGLRLLPEDAWDSHSELTFALHRDLIESSFLCGHLERAEALFALAARRAKTREHLGELYPLMCRILQTSAKVQEGFELGREGLRLLGIELPTEPDAAGALIEARTAELQRLIGERELQEFVALPVMQDTEKASCLALLHETWTCALMMGEPMPVYLTALHMAALSLSSGNSEFSACGYVAYGMVLAMQGDYARAYAFGKLAMAVSQKFKHPLVIPKVNNTFANFINHFVNPVGTNIPLYEESYQYALRSGDRWWGAWAAMWIWVARFIKGSPLSEVHETGLLYQDYVRSSGYAPLHESLRVMQHLVRGLQGGALRPGPEEAEEFREEAVVQRFERLHAEFAIHWYYLLLSLVSYLRGDFEGALRASDEADKRREIVPRTMHYSTHFLYRALILAARCAKAGPSERQERLREIASHREQVREWAEQCPANYQHELLLISAEHARLVGESEPASRLYEEAIASAREAGYLHHEALANELAGRHYLELGRPKAARGYLLESHLLYSRWGAATKGASLEADHPELFGAAKSQAPARAAVDPSRLHAERIDLATVMKAAQALSGEIVLGRLMERIVRIGMENAGARRGVLILEREGRLLVEATVSLEADTVQVQQSVPLESCSDVPRSLIQYVQRTGKTVVLDDALEDASFRGDPDIASRRVRSVLCLPAVGQARRRGILYLENSLTVGAFTPERTHTLQLLATQAAIALENAVLYETLDQRVKARTRELTEKNETLAATLQELRDTQDQLITQSRLAALGSLTAGIAHEIRNPMNFILNFSEHTAELCDELVGELPRLSQRLEPTQAEFLQGIGADMKTSLSKVLEHGDRASRIIGSMLQHARGISSERTETDLNLLLRESASLACQAARASDPSFTVTLLLELDASLGLVKVSQHEVGQVLLNLLNNACFSVSAKRKASAGQGYVPELVLKSRDLGDSVELRIRDNGTGIPAAALQRIFEPFFTTKPAGEGTGLGLSLSREIIEQGNNGTLRVETREGEYAEFIVTLPRR